The genomic stretch CAAGATGTCAGACGACGTAGggtgagcagactggtaaaacacgacagACTATGAACTGTTGCGGAGTTAAGTCAGACATCGATGCTGCGCAGAGTACAagtctgtctgaacacacagtgcaccgagcactcttaacgatggacctccgcagccgatgactcatgtatgtgccagtgttaacaccaacACATCAGGAACTACAACTGAAATAAGCACATGACcctcggcactggacattggcgcagtggcagagcgttgcatagtctAATGAATCCCAATTCTTCATGATAGTGGTGGGAGGTCGCTaaactgtcgtcttccaggggaacagctccttgacacctgtactgcgggacagagacaatctGGCGGTAGCGGCTACACTATGCTCTGCTGAACAATAACGTGGGCGTCAGTGGATCCAGCGAACGTTTAAAGTACCATGATGGCCAacgagtatcgtacactgattgcagaccacgtacacctcttcataAATATTTCCTGACggaaatggcatttttcaacaagataatgtgccatgtcacaaggccaggagtgtggcggattggtttgaggaacacagtggcaaattccagttgatgtgctggcccaccAACTAGCTAGagctgaacctgatcgaacacgtttgggatgtgatTACATCTGGTGTGACAGTGGGCCTAATCACGTAATGCATCTTCTTGCCATTCTGCTGCAGAGCTCTTATTTGTTGAACAATATTCCTCCTGTTACGCTCCTCCACTATCATGCCCTTTCGTTGTTGATGTAGAAAGCTGTGCATACATTCTGTGATGGATATTTGCAACAAACAGACTTGTCCAATTCTTCTTTTGCTCAATGCCAGCAATGTACAAGAGAATGACGAAATTACGTTGCTATGTGTATGACATCGTCAGATCATTCGAAAAAAAGAATTTGTTCATACATATTAGTTGTAACATCATGCAGTGCATGATGTCACAGAATCTGTATAACTGGCAACTGAGAGTGGGTCTGAGGGCATGCATCAGTACTCAGCAGTATGTGCATGCCCACTTTGTGCGAACTACAGTCACCTCTCACTCCAATGAAAATGGTGAACAGAGTAGTCGTAGCAGTCATGCGCTAACTTTACAACTTTCACTCCCAAAAAAGCACGAATGCAGCAACTACAGCAATTTTGTGCCGGAGAACACGTGACAACACACAtggaaattttcaaaaaattaatattattggtTGCCAATGGTGGCTGCTGGGATATGGGCGTGGGGCATCGGCGCAGAGTGGACGGTGGGCCCTCCCGCCCCCTCCCGCCCCTTCTGTGGCCCTGGAACCTAGCCATATGGACTGACACTGATGGCATGATTCCTGGAATGGCCTTGAAGATAAAAATACGCTGATGCTGATATCAGTGAAATGTGGTATGCACAGTATTGTCTCTGCTGTAATATGACACTGCAGATGAGaaagtgctgatgctgatgtcagcactTTTCTACCCAGAAACTGCAGTGACCGACTATTGACTTGTTACATACTTGCGATGAAAAAACGGAAGTTCTTCAGGACCACTGTTTAGCcagctggtgcaagtcttttaatgCTTTTGCATTTCGATTACTTGAGTGCCCCAATAATCCTATTGTGGTAGAGGACTTGAAGTTTAATATGGAGTGTGAACTACGTGTTGTTGCTGGCACATTGTAACATTACACTGAGGTGGAGGCTAGGTTGAAAACTGACTGAAATAATAAGTGGCCTGCCCAGAATTCAATCCCGCGATCTTTTAGTTTACAGGCACATGCTTTACCGCTAGACCGCCAGGCCTGACTGCAGTGACAATGTGACAAGAACGGGTAGTGCAGTACTCACGCAGGAAGACGAAGCAAACTTTGCAGCACCCACACTTCTCGATCATCCCCGAGCGGCAGGTCTCTGGCGGCGCGGCACACCTGACCCTGCTGCAGTACTTCTTGCTCCTGCGCAGGCACTGTACGATGGGCACATCGTTCTTGACGAGCGCGCCCTCGCTACTGTTGTTCCAGTCCACCTCATACGTCTGCAGTTCTGCCACTGTCCGCCAGGTGGCTGCCAGCAGCAGCAGTGACGCACCCGCCAGCACCATCTGCAGGCACTGCAAGACACAGCCACACCTGCTACAAATCCTCTCCTAAGATAAATATTATTTGCCTTTTTTCCTGCCCTCTTCACTGTTTGTAATAGATATACCAtattgaggtgtcaggtcagaggggtgttctgaacacaatttcgacacaatgcagctcaataggctgtggagtggaaggggtaggctagcaatagaacagtgcatcaccattgactagacacattTATTGAACACACAAGTCAgttattacccaaaaggaacaatcagtacaaattacaaaataatattcttttcctttaagtcactcaaacatgtaaacaggcaaatagcaattatttaactgaaagccttttaagaaagtaagactagaaaatttgaatgatgggTTAAAATGatgtttaaataggctctgaccgagcacatattttaaaacgaaatacttcctttaaggaaccagcgatcaatattacataatcctcaacaatcATATTaaatccaagacatttaagattaaacagtaatatataacatcagagagctccagtcccaagttttaagcagcgcgtttcagatggactgcactgcaacagtacaatacaagtcccttagAGGATCTGCCCAAACAGGAAATTATCGCCGCAATCgacaaatatcaacatcattccatgtacagacctaaaacaagcTAAAAGCtttcttaagtttggtacagttaattccctttcaacataagatacatcacaagtctagccctaggacggcaccgacaccccgcaatttagcacgcgaaaaactacagcgatgcactcatcacgtatgcttacacaatccaagaacagagagccagctccccaatagcggaacatttaaccaagggcagcgtgcgggtttgcgggatgctgatctcgcccttaagctcaacaccagttcaaatacacattccttcagttactgcatagaaagccaatgtgataggcaaacagaccagcatatgataaaagcttaagcaattcccttactagacaacccttataaATAGTAgccgtaattattattttttttaaacgtgagcacacccacaatcaaaagacaaacgccagtcataaggacagtagcacataagcaagtagcaatggtaacttctgcttagattggctacaaatcagcgcatgatttaacacaccagagaacagtctttacaacataactatcaatacaatagcaaattactcacacgtgtagtcccccacgatttcgattcgcaaagccatagacaaaacatggagaacgtatcacttagaccaacataatggtgctccctcagttcccccaaataactgactcccttagttgcacagcaaagaaccagacctattGAAACCACCACAGTTGTCGCCTcttaattgtcacagtacaagtgagactcaatcacaaatgtaattttacatcaccagttcccgtatagtcaatacaagcgcctgattttcacccatTTATAACTGCAGGCAGCAACATGGTACGGAAAAgtgcgtagacacaagctcttaccaattctcttctccgaaagctgccaccgcaactctcgggaaccactgggacatccaatgcaaaatcgttcctccttcacacaaattacaggacgcccgcttcccgctgcttgctacggcgccttccgttcagagccaacttgtatatctccatgcgataggtccggtcccacactcgctgcgtcaacccgacaaccgtcttccaccacgtcccggagcacaccccacacaggacctcgcctcgttactcctcgcgtaggccccagagggcgctgcttaccgccctgaccgtggcaggaaagataaaccaccacagtggcactatcgatatgagccgccacagTCCACATATATATAGGGTTATTCATAAATAGCTCCACAGTTTCAGAAGGTTACTGCACAAAAACCACGAGATGTGCAAAAAATGACACACATCAGTGGATAGAGAGAGTATCTCTCCAAGGTTCTATTCACAAAACTCATCGCGGGGTAGGTACGAAGTGCGCCATTCGGTAGCATGAGTGTCAGAACAATGCATATAATGGAGCGATGCATGCGTTTATGTCCTTGAATTTGTGAAACTGAGTTACTTCTGACGTTTGAACAACGATTTAAAATATTATCGGTTAAAAGCTTTGACGGACAAAACAAAACACATAGAGTTGCCAACTTCTACAACATCGCTATATGGGTTACCTACAGCAAACCTAAATTTTTACATGATTCCACTGTTATTTTATTAAGGGGGAGCAGGTGGGGGACATGCGCAATGTAGTAACCAGAACACTTGTGTTGATCAGTTTGGGGAAAATTGTgtattaaaaattttgaatataaatggCACAGTCTTGTTTAAACATTCGAAATGTTAAAAATAGAACATTAACATATGTTATATCATCATGACGCTAATCTCTGTCAAAGTCTTACTTATCTATTCCATTTGCTTTAGTCAACAGTTTCTTGTCATtcttaacaatttcagaaaattcttaTCTCTTTTAATTATAAGTTAATTGGTGTTGACTTGAGCCAAACATGGATTTTCCTCTCTCATCTTTCTAGATGAGCACAGAGAATTTTTACTTGCACAAAGGTTGAATTACACATTATTATTTAGAAGTTAATCGTATTCATAAAACAACCAAGCGATATCGAGTGTCAAGTGTTGAAAATTGATATCTATTGCATACACATAATAGCTCTTAATTTCGAGCTGCTGTTATAATTGGCTTGTTTAAAACAGCATCGTTCATTTTGTCACGACCTTTCGCACTTTAGTGTATTGTTTCCTAATACATAGACCGTATTGTTTAAGTTACTTTGGCAACTGACGCGCTGCATCTTAAATAGAGCAAATTCAAAGTTTTTCTGAAAATTGATAAGTAATTTGATGTTGGTACTGTCATTCTATCACCCATGTTATAAGACCAATTCGTATTTCAACGTACTGATCAGTGACATATGGGTCTAACACTGATTAATTTCAACAAATGAGTAACACGAATAAGGAAGTACATTACTTGGAaaatatgaaatatgctattttacgtgacatgcaaggtccattcaAGATGGGACATCTGAATAGTATTCTGGCGTTTGGCAACAGTAGTACTACAAAATGTTCTATGAGAATGGCTGATTATGTGGTGCAAAGAAAGTAGGCCAGCCAGGATTATCAGCAGAGAAGGTGGAGCAATGGGGGAATCATTCGTCAGGATCCTCAAGAAATCGACCAGGCGTGCGAGCAGAGAACTGCAGTTATTgggagatttgtaccaaataaattaacaaacgacggagctgatcctctttgatagacaaaacgggtcagaacaccgttgcagaaacaacgaaacaaacatgccaaacaggcgcaaaatccccaagattggcgatcttttacagaagctcgaaattcagcgcggacctcaatgcgagatgcttataacagtttccacaacaaaagtatgtctcgaaacctgacagaaaatccgaaTAGATTCTGCTcgttatgtgaagtatgttagcggcaagaaacaatcaatgccttcccgcgcgatagcaatggagatactatcgaagacagtgctgaaaaagcggagttactaaacacagccttccgaaatgtcttcaggaaagaagactaagtaaatgttcctgaattcaaatcaagaacagctgccaacatgagtaacgtagaagtaaatatcttcggagtagtgaagcaacttaaatcacttgttaaaagcaagtcttctggtccagactgcataccaattagcttcctttcagaatatgctgatgcattagctccatacacaataatcatatacaaccgttcactcgacgaaagatccgtacccaaagactggaaagttacacaggtcacaccaacattcaagaaaggcccatatcgttaacgtcgatatgcagcaggattcaggaacatatattgtgttcgaacattaagaattaccGCGAAGAacacggtctattggcacacacagtcaacatgcgtttagaaaacaacgttcttgtgaaacacaactagctctttattcgcatgaagtgttgagtgctattgacaagggatttcagatcgattccgtttttctggatttccatacggcttttgccactgtaccacacaagcggcttgtagtaaaactgcgtgcttatggaatatcgtctcagttatgtgactagatttgtgacttcctgtgagaaaggtcacagttcgtaataattgacggaaagtcatcgagtaaaaaagaaatttctggcgttacccaaggtagtgttataggccctttgctgttccttatctatataaacgatttgggagacaatctgagcagccgccttaggttgtttacTGATGCGGTTGTCGTTTAAtgggc from Schistocerca serialis cubense isolate TAMUIC-IGC-003099 chromosome 10, iqSchSeri2.2, whole genome shotgun sequence encodes the following:
- the LOC126425199 gene encoding uncharacterized protein LOC126425199, with the translated sequence MVLAGASLLLLAATWRTVAELQTYEVDWNNSSEGALVKNDVPIVQCLRRSKKYCSRVRCAAPPETCRSGMIEKCGCCKVCFVFLREHARCDASPPENTQCAPDLVCGRSGVCERINAGTTYGESHSARSSGQSEEKDSSKPNGYSSKQYIPDQY